The genomic region GctctgtataattttccaaAACCTAATCATGAGTCCAGTCAATTTCCTCAAGCACAGCGAAGAAATCCTCTTTGGCGAAGAAATATGGACTTCCaggtcaaaattttcatttttttcctacAATTGCATTGTTATTTTGATTCGTTCTACGTATCTCTCTCACGTTTACTCTTCCCTCACACTCTCTCGGTTTCTCTTTCGTTACCCTCGCGGTGTAGTGAAACGAAATATTTTAACAGAACCGCCGCAAAGGCTGCTTAGCTCGGCCCTTAGGCCGCCAAGCCCGCCTAGGCACCGCCTAATACCCTTGCCGATTTACTGAACATTTTTGAAATAATCGCGGCGACGGCCCGACGCCCAGAGTCTAGGTGCCGCCTAGACCACGTTTTAGAACACTGAAAAAGATTTGgcaaattttaatataaaagtgATTCAATTgtatataatgacaaaaataaacATGATAGTGTGGGCGCTGACTACGCCAACGGTGGCAAGAACAATGGTTGTGATGATGGTGCCAATAAAAGGGTGTGGTGGCTAGGCTACAGAGGTAACAATAGTGGTAAGGGCAACGACAACAACAATGGCGGCGATTGTGGTTGTGATGACAGTTGTGTTTATGTTTGTGATGATGGCAACAGCGACAAGGATGTAGTGGGAGTTGTGGTTATGGTGGTACTAGTGGCAGGTATAATAGTGGTGGTGATGATTGTGCGATTgtggtgtggtggtggtggtaatggCAATGTGGTATAAGAGGTTAGGGTTTTAAGTGGTATGTGGGGGTGATCATTTTGTTCTCCAAGAATAAAGTGTGTCTAGaagaataaataatatatatatttttttaaattaatgagTGTATTACATGAAAGTTTGAGGTAAGAATAGCATCAATGGTGTAGAGAAAAATAAAGTTtgattataacttttaaaaaattaattgacaCACATTACAAGAAAGTTTGATGGtaataatgttattttttaaaataatgcgGTGTAAGAGGTTAGGTTTTAAGTGTAATGACAATGTGGTGTAAGATGTTAGGGTTTTAACGTGCTCTTGACACATCACATGTTATATTGTGATAATTTgatggtaagaataacattattgtTTCCACATTTCTTTTGCTATGTCACAAGAccaattttaatttgaaattttgtctTTTCCTCTCTATGAAATCTTGGATTTCACTGCACACATCCGTTATGACGAAACTTTTGCCGAAAACTAATGTGGATATAAAAACCTCGCTATCAGAAATATTATAACACGAAACCACAAATTTGCCAAGATTGAAGGAAATGTTGACCATATAAAACAATAGGTGAATTATACTTTACATGGAACagtttgtaaatatatatatatatatatacacacacacacacacacacatatatatgtacatatatatatatacacacacacatacatggaACATTTCAGTCTCTTTTACACGATGAGAGGTAAATCTCCGACAAAgcaaatatttataattttacataataaaaaataaggaaaataatTTTCACACATCGTCTTTAGCTTCTTACACACTTCTGTTTAATTATGgatgttgattttgtttgatttattcaatttaatgactataaataaagaaaaatgtgtGGAAAGCTAAAGAGGgagggtgtgtgaaaatcacttcccaTAAATCAAACATTAACATTATTTACAAGTTTATTTCTACCTGAAATTCTTGCCTACGAAGGTTTGGCCAAACTGCCAATTGCTTGGAGCAACATGCCATGAGGTTGAGTATCTACCATCACTCGCTCTGACTCGGAAGGTCAATGACTCGCCAACCATCTTGGCGTCAGTTTCCCACTTCTGACCCCATAGCCGCTTCATCGTTGTCCATATGAGCTTCTTGCTGCCCTTCACTTGCATTCCGGTCACATCTCCGGCTCCTCCCACATTCCACACCAACACTTGGTTGAAATATGGATTCCCAGttattgtgagtttaattcctCCTGTCTTCAGGCATGGAACCCTGCGGTACATGACCGGAACAATGCCGGCCTTGTACTCGGCAATTTTGATGAACGAAGGTTTGGCTATATCAAAATGCTCACGAGGAGGGTTGCACCACCCTCCATTGTCACTTGGCTGGTTCCAATTGGGGGGGCAGTTGTTGGTTGCCGTGACGGCAAGAGTTGGGTGTCCTGGCTTGCACCACTGAGGGTTGTCGACGCATTTGATTTCATAGCATGCTCCACAAGACAGCCCTTTGTTGAATAAAGCCTCGCTCAACGCTGCTGTGTCCAGGCCATACCCTTCTTTTATCACATCCTCATAACCACAAGCTCCTCCTGCACGTAGTCATCATCAAAATACTACTATCTTGttctaattaatttccaaacaaccaggtgagatgaaaaaaaaaaaaaaaaaaaaaagactagttCGTGTGATAATGATGTGATTGGATCGTAAATAGTATGTCCTAGGAGCGTCCCACGGCTCGTATGAAATTGACATCGTGAATTTTTTGTCTTAATGGGTCGTGCATTGTTATCGTGAATTTTTGGAAGGCAAGAATTTGAACTCTGCAAGTTCCATTCTTGATCTCTACTGCCTGCATAAAATACAAGATCCTTTTGACGGCGACTGGATCAAAAGCAAAATTACAGAATCCAACTTGCTTCGAATATGGAAAATATTTACATCTGTTATTCTTAAAGCTCACTACAAGCAACTGATCACATCTTTAAAGAAAagctaatgaaaagggcttgaaaactttgagtattaatgataaggacaaaataaagggtaaagtgaatagtaccaggattgactttttagtgtaaaaatgtggtttttggttaaagtgaacagtaccgtacatttttcgttaaaactccccaTCTTTAATACATACTCAAATTGGGATCGAGTTGTAGATATAAATGCTTGTCTAACTTTGCGTTTTGGCTGAAATATGGCCGCGATTTGAAATGTGGTCTCATGTCTATTATTTGAGAACCTAGATGTTGTGATTGAAATTTCTCtctagattttaatttatcatCAATAGGAAGTGGGATTCAAACTTATAAATGTTTTCTAAAATTGGgaacaatgttttaaaagatgAAGGTGAAGTCAAGGCCTTCATAGGTTACCTAGCCTAGGTAGGagcataaattattaatttttcataaacCTCGATGTAGGTGAGAAACTCTAaccataaatttaaaattacaaatttgttgTGAACTTGTGGAAGGTTGCCGGGTGAGATTGGAGGTTGGCACCGTTGGCTTGAGACTTGAAATTTTGAAGTAAAGAAAGGTGGGAGAAGATAGAAGAGTTTTAGTTTATAAAAGCCGTGCCCAAAAACGATATCTATTTGGGTTTGGgttgttttaaaataaataaaaaaatcaaacaccTAGGTGGCGCTTTAACAACACCTCAAGTGCTTAGGTGCTGTCTCCCAACGCCTAAGTTAGTTTATAGCTTATTCCTGATTGACGTATATAGGTGTTTCTTTATATAGTCGCCCAAAAAGTCATCTAGGCTGGTCAATGctagttttttaaaacattgactggtaagaagagaaaaaaaaccaCTACGTAAGACCTAGTTGGTATATAATCGATCCCTTTaaacaaggtttttttttttttttaatttcgccGGAAGATGGTCATTGAATCCTAGAAGCTTGTTAATGTACAATATAGAAGTAGCATTAATTCATACCAAAGGTTCCCGGGCCACCTTCATAGAATGTGGCATGAGCATGCTTCCAAGGGCCACCACCGAACCTTGGCCGGTTGTGGGTGCGGGCAACCGTATGAATGTCATGTCCATCGTCCTCCGATAATTTAGCTGCAAGTCTCCATGCAGTGCTTGCATGGACAACATCAGCCACCAGAGGAAGAAAAATCAATGTCACTAGCCCTAAGAGGGCCTGCAAGGGCACTTCATATGCCATATCTATTTGTGTAGGTGtgtagaaatttttattttgcaactaataATTTGGTTTGCTGTAGATTCTTGTGTTGCAAGGATTTATATGGTTCTAGAGTTTAGGCATGTCTATTTTGCAACCTTGCGGTTATTTTAGTTAGCTTGAATTTGGTAGGATGTAAGTGATTAGGGTGGTTACAATGCTCCTAAAATTTAACAGAGATAATAATTAGTTGATACGAAAATATAGTAATTTctataaattaacaaattcaGCAAAAGATCATGTGAAAGTTTCTATTTAGCTTCCTGAACTTGTGGTATAATCGCATCGTTTCTCTAGTTTTCGCCCCAAAGACTTATAGTGGAACCCATCCGGCGGTGAGATGGGTTGTCTGATCCAACCGTTGAACTTATCGGTTATCAATGTGATCGAAATCATCATCCACCGTAAACAAAACATAACAGAAAGATAAAATTAAGCTGCTAAATCATTGTAAAAGCATAGTAGCAGATCTGATTAACTGACACTCCCCGGGCTCAGCTTCGCTATCCTTTGTCTTTGTCCTCGCAGGTCCTTTCATTCAACCTTGCGCGGAATTGGGTCCATTAGTCAGGAACATTGTAGTTAGCCTCTCTCCATCAAGATCCAATCTCCACCAAGATCCAATAGGGGTCCCAACCTTCACGGTGGTCTCGCCAACCATAGCCTAATATGTACCAAGAAGTTGTACCCCTCGGTGTACCATCTTTTAAGGATTGTAGTCTTTGTTTGCATTCCACTAACACCATTGCTTTCACAATGTCTCGGTCTTTCTTTTGTAATTCTTGTCATGACTCAATTGTAATTCCCaatataaatctcataaaaaaaagatgaaacacaaaccaaaaGTTTGTAGTTTGTTGAATAACCTATTTGCTTCATCTAGATTATCTTGG from Pyrus communis chromosome 9, drPyrComm1.1, whole genome shotgun sequence harbors:
- the LOC137745943 gene encoding expansin-A3-like, which codes for MAYEVPLQALLGLVTLIFLPLVADVVHASTAWRLAAKLSEDDGHDIHTVARTHNRPRFGGGPWKHAHATFYEGGPGTFGGACGYEDVIKEGYGLDTAALSEALFNKGLSCGACYEIKCVDNPQWCKPGHPTLAVTATNNCPPNWNQPSDNGGWCNPPREHFDIAKPSFIKIAEYKAGIVPVMYRRVPCLKTGGIKLTITGNPYFNQVLVWNVGGAGDVTGMQVKGSKKLIWTTMKRLWGQKWETDAKMVGESLTFRVRASDGRYSTSWHVAPSNWQFGQTFVGKNFR